Within Peromyscus leucopus breed LL Stock chromosome 7, UCI_PerLeu_2.1, whole genome shotgun sequence, the genomic segment AGTGGGATACAAAATGGCCTTGTATGTCTGCCCCTGCAACATGCACTAGCATCAGCctggccctgccccccccccaagctggTCATGCCTGTGTCTCTTAATTTGTAGCCCCCGAAAAACAAATGtacaaaaggaaaatgagagggCTGTAGATCACAGCTCTTCTCTACTCCCAAAGTGGATTAGCTAAGGAAAGTACTGCAAAGCTAGGCCTCAGTGCTCCACTCGCCTAGCAAGAGGATGAGGTCCATCCACCCTGAcccgggctgaccaaccctgggAGCAGGGGCATATAAGGTCTCCTCCAAAGCCATTGCCAGCTCCCCTTCCCTCCGATAGCAAGTGGGAGGTGTGGGCCGCACCTCTTGGACCAAGAAGGCTTCCTGCATGATCTTGGGGCTGAGGCTCCGCAGCTGCTCGATGGTTTCATACTGGCCCTGGCAGGCTTTGAGCTTCTCAGGGGAGCCTAGTGCGTGCTTCAGCAGTACCAGCCCCACACGGAAGATGATCTTGACTCCTGTATGGGGCAGGTGGTGAGACCAAGGGAGGCTTGTGGGCTTCTTTTGCACCCCCCACAATCCAGCATAGCCTGGTACCTTCACAAAAGAACATGTCCCAGACTCGCAGCACGGAGCTCCAAGGCAGGGTACGTGCAAAGGCACACATGAACCACTCTGTCATGTACAGCAGGGGGTCGATCTTCTGCCGGCTaaggtgcttgtgagccacagGAGACACCTTCTGTAGTAGTGAGAAGAGGATCTCGCCATCCAGCTGGATTGCCTCCTGAAGAAACATCGGGGCCACAGAGCCATGAGTACAGCCCAGAGGGGCTCCTAAGGCTGGGTCAACATTAATTCATCAGTTGTAGAGCTCATAGCACTGGCAGACAGGTGAACAAACCTACAGAATGGGGGAGGGAACAATGGGGCTGAGTATCCCAAACAAGGAAGGAACAGGAACTCCAGCCTGTCAAGGCCAGGAAAGGGCCATGCATGGGTTGAAGGCTGAGGGAAAAGCATTCTGGAAGAACAGAATGGAGCTTCAAGCAGaagctcctcccacccccaccttcaaGAAGGGTTCTCTGTAaccatggctatcctggaactcactatacaggctaggctggccttgaactcaaagagatttgcctgtctctgccttccaagcactgggattaaaggcaccaccattgcctggctcaaGCATGAGCTCTTAAGCCTATGTCAAGGTCAAGGAGGGAGGGACCAGGAGCCCTGAGGAATTTTGATACTGCCAAGTGAGACCCACTGCCTCAGAGAACATCAGATGGTCAGAGGCACAGATGGAAATATTGTAACTGATGAATCTGGTGCGTGAGTGGCCTCTATCAGGTCTTGGGACTTTAGCCTAGAGTGGCTCTGAGAGAAGTGAGAAGACCTTGGAGTGGCCACAGAAGACATCCAGCCTAGAGTGTCCCAGGCCAGCGGGTACTCACCAATTTCTCACTATAGTAGCCAGGCAGGTACTTCTCGCAGACTTGTACCAGACACCAGAAGGCTTGCTGTGGGTGAGAGAGGTGTGAGCCCTTGTGGCTGGGGTCAGGTCCCCTGGCCGCCCACCCCAGTCCTGGGTACCTCAGCGGGCATGTGCATGAGCAGCACAGCAGCAATGGGAGCCTGGGCCTGGCAGTAGCCCTCCTCGGGGCGGTACAGCGTGTAGGCCTTCAGCACACGGAACAGGTCCTGCTGGCTATGGAGAGGACAAGCAGGAGAGGATGGCAGGTATGACTGCTGCCTACCACTTCACCTGGACCTCACTGGACCAGACCTGCCTTGGAACCTGCCCTTCCCTGGAAAGGATGGTGCTTGTGGTCACCAGTGGGCCAGTCTCCCCCTGTGAGACCCATGGACAGGGCCCAAAGAGAAAGCAGGGATTgggccagggctggagagcagaTAGATACAGACTGATGGGGGCTAGAGAGGGACCCCTTGCTAGGCAGCTCTGTCCCCTTGCCCAGTACATCTCCTCCTGCTTACTACTGTTTTGGTCCTCCAACCTCTCTCCCTACATCAAAAAGGCCTAACCAGGAAAGTCTAACAGTCTAGAGAGAAATGATGCAAGCAGCCCAAAGAGTCCCAAGTGGGTCAAGCACACCACAGAAAGTAAAGGCTAACAGCAGGGTTTGGGGCACATGCCCCCAAGGGCACTGTACCTTCCCTGACAGCCTAAGAGACAGCCTagagccacctcccagcccacATGCTTAGCCTGCTTACCCATGGCCTCCTCGGGACACAAACATCTCATGGAAAGGGAACTGCCGGTGCAGGTCACGTTCAATCACATCTAGCCATTTGGGGTCCCCAGGAGACGTGTCCAGCTCCTGGAAGCAAGGACATAATGTCAAGAAGCAGTGGGGGACACTCCTGGTAGGAGATAATTGTTTGGGGTATCAGATGAGGCACCAGAGGACCCAATCTCTGAACCAGGCCTTCCTGAAGACAGATAAGAAAACCCAGAGGCAAGAATGGCAGAACCCTGGGAAGCCTGAGAGGGATCCTAGCTCTCAGaagacttgtttgttttgtttcgtttttgttttttgagacagggtttctctgtgtagccctgggtgtcctagaACCCGCTCTATAGGCCAagctggtattgaactcagagatccacctgtctctgcctcccgagtgctgggatcaaaggcatgcgccaccaccgccgggctcttagaagattttttttttttttttttttttggttttttcgagacagggtttctctgtgtagctttgcgcctttcctgggactcacttggtagtccaggctggccttgaactcacagagatccgcctggctctgcctcccgagtgctgggattaaaggtgtgtgccaccaccggcacTTAGAAGATTCTTATGAGCAAGTATCTATCCTG encodes:
- the Tbc1d10a gene encoding TBC1 domain family member 10A isoform X3 encodes the protein MLNNWDKWMAKKHKKIRLRCQKGIPPSLRGRAWQYLSGGKVKLQQNPGKFDELDTSPGDPKWLDVIERDLHRQFPFHEMFVSRGGHGQQDLFRVLKAYTLYRPEEGYCQAQAPIAAVLLMHMPAEQAFWCLVQVCEKYLPGYYSEKLEAIQLDGEILFSLLQKVSPVAHKHLSRQKIDPLLYMTEWFMCAFARTLPWSSVLRVWDMFFCEGVKIIFRVGLVLLKHALGSPEKLKACQGQYETIEQLRSLSPKIMQEAFLVQEVIELPVTERQIEREHLIQLRRWQETRGELECRSPPRMHGAKAILDAEPGPRPALQPSPSIRLPPDTTLLSSKAKPSKQVQKEQRRTKASGQMEKSPGPTPGTVVTASGDACPPQDVPPKNSVSQDPVPQDSAPQDLVYHRSQESLTSQESEDTYL